One genomic window of Bacteroidales bacterium includes the following:
- the nadB gene encoding L-aspartate oxidase, which yields MEKHYDFLVLGSGIAGLAYALKVAGKGKVGLITKTHLQETNTKYAQGGIASVIYEPDDFEKHIQDTLVAGDGLCDREVVEMVVKEASSQIEKLIEWGVEFDRGENGQYDLGREGGHSNPRVLHHKDHTGQEIENKLVQQVWQHPDIEIMEYHFAVELITQHHLGKKVTRANSDIECYGAYVMDLETSEVTTVLSKVTVVATGGVGNLYETTTNPSIATGDGIAMVYRAKGIIENMEFVQFHPTALYNPGERPAYLITEALRGYGALLRTTDGKEFMKQYDKRGCLAPRDIVARAVDKEMKKRGDEHVYLDCTHLDPEGLKSHFPHIYEKCLSLNIDITKDYIPVTPAAHYSCGGIKVDKNGRSTINRLYAIGESSCTGLHGANRLASNSLMEAVVYADLAAKDTLKQYESLGFKEGIPNWDYSGTTYPEEMVMITQNFKEVHQIMSNYVGIVRSNLRLERALKRLEIIYRETEALYKKSVLSERLCELRNLINVGYLIIKMAQNLKESRGLHYTLDYPNLDKPKPNRIL from the coding sequence ATGGAAAAGCATTATGATTTTCTTGTACTTGGCAGTGGTATAGCAGGTTTAGCTTATGCCTTAAAGGTTGCCGGCAAAGGTAAGGTTGGATTGATCACCAAAACCCACCTTCAGGAAACCAATACCAAATACGCCCAGGGTGGAATTGCATCCGTGATTTATGAACCGGATGATTTTGAAAAGCATATACAGGACACCCTTGTTGCAGGCGATGGATTGTGCGATCGCGAAGTGGTCGAAATGGTTGTAAAAGAAGCTTCTTCGCAGATTGAAAAGCTAATTGAGTGGGGAGTGGAATTTGACCGCGGGGAAAACGGCCAATATGATCTGGGAAGAGAAGGAGGTCATTCCAATCCCCGGGTACTGCACCATAAGGACCATACCGGACAGGAGATAGAAAATAAGCTGGTTCAGCAGGTATGGCAGCATCCCGATATTGAAATAATGGAATATCATTTTGCCGTTGAACTGATTACTCAGCATCATCTGGGGAAGAAGGTTACCCGGGCGAATTCGGATATTGAATGCTATGGAGCTTATGTGATGGACCTGGAAACTTCCGAAGTAACCACCGTACTTTCCAAAGTAACAGTCGTCGCTACAGGAGGTGTCGGGAATTTATATGAAACAACCACCAATCCCAGTATTGCTACAGGCGACGGTATTGCTATGGTTTACCGTGCCAAAGGTATCATTGAAAATATGGAATTCGTACAGTTTCATCCCACAGCCCTTTATAATCCAGGTGAGCGTCCTGCTTATCTTATAACCGAGGCGCTCCGTGGCTATGGAGCTTTGTTGCGTACAACAGACGGCAAAGAATTCATGAAGCAATATGATAAAAGGGGATGCCTGGCTCCGAGGGATATTGTGGCAAGAGCTGTTGACAAAGAAATGAAGAAGCGCGGTGATGAGCACGTCTATCTTGACTGTACCCATCTTGACCCCGAAGGCTTGAAAAGCCATTTTCCGCACATCTATGAGAAATGTTTAAGTTTGAATATTGATATTACAAAAGATTATATTCCGGTAACACCTGCTGCGCATTATTCGTGCGGTGGGATCAAGGTGGATAAAAACGGAAGAAGCACCATAAACCGGCTTTATGCTATAGGGGAAAGCTCCTGCACCGGTCTTCATGGAGCTAATAGATTGGCATCCAATTCTTTGATGGAAGCTGTCGTTTATGCAGATCTGGCTGCGAAAGATACACTGAAACAATACGAATCATTGGGTTTTAAGGAAGGTATTCCCAACTGGGATTATTCAGGCACCACTTATCCTGAGGAGATGGTTATGATCACTCAGAATTTCAAAGAGGTACATCAGATTATGAGCAATTATGTGGGGATTGTTCGTTCAAACCTGCGTTTGGAACGGGCATTGAAACGACTTGAGATCATTTACCGGGAAACCGAAGCGCTCTATAAAAAGTCTGTTTTATCTGAAAGGTTGTGCGAATTGAGAAACCTCATTAATGTCGGTTACCTCATCATCAAGATGGCCCAAAATCTTAAGGAGAGCAGAGGGTTGCATTATACTTTGGATTATCCTAATTTGGACAAGCCAAAACCAAACAGGATACTTTGA
- a CDS encoding aspartate kinase gives MKILKFGGTSLGTPQRMQRVADIINDGYPKIVVLSAMGGTTDSLEDITNYLSKDNKDAAREIAAELERTYKGFAGKLFQSEEYRNRALEMIQSHFNHIRSFFYQSFSSAREKSIMAQGELITSTLFHYMLEENNIDSVLLPALNFMRIDKNEEPDEFYIRENLERELSEKPDHNLFITQGYICRNAFGEVDNLKRGGSDYTASLIGSTIDAEEVQIWTDVDGFHNNDPRYVENTEVIRTLSFDEAAELAYFGAKVLHPASVLPCKLKEIPVRLKNTMNPKDDGTLITNSSDKAEIKAVAAKDGIAAIKIKSNRMLLAYGFIRKVFEVFEVYQTPVDVITTSEVAVSVTVDKLDHMDNIVSDLKKYGAVEVEHEQSIICVVGNLMADEKGIIYKIFDALADVPVRMVSYGGNQYNVTLLVNTKDKLRALNALSDNLFKQ, from the coding sequence ATGAAAATCTTAAAGTTTGGAGGTACTTCACTGGGTACACCGCAACGGATGCAAAGGGTGGCCGACATCATCAACGATGGTTATCCCAAAATTGTTGTACTGTCAGCCATGGGAGGCACAACCGATTCGCTGGAGGATATCACCAACTATCTGTCCAAAGATAACAAGGATGCTGCCCGGGAGATCGCAGCAGAGCTGGAACGCACATACAAAGGATTTGCAGGAAAACTTTTTCAGTCGGAGGAGTACCGAAACAGGGCCCTGGAAATGATCCAGTCACATTTCAACCACATACGTTCGTTCTTTTACCAATCCTTTTCTTCTGCACGGGAAAAATCCATAATGGCTCAGGGAGAGCTCATCACCTCCACCCTTTTCCATTACATGCTGGAAGAAAACAACATTGACTCTGTTCTTTTGCCGGCTCTGAACTTCATGAGAATTGACAAAAATGAAGAACCCGATGAATTTTATATAAGAGAAAACCTGGAAAGGGAATTATCAGAGAAACCCGATCATAATCTTTTCATTACACAGGGATACATATGCCGCAATGCGTTCGGCGAGGTGGACAATCTGAAGCGCGGCGGCAGCGATTACACGGCTTCCCTGATCGGTTCCACGATCGATGCCGAAGAAGTACAGATATGGACCGATGTAGACGGTTTTCACAACAACGATCCCCGTTATGTGGAAAATACAGAGGTGATCCGGACATTATCCTTTGATGAAGCGGCAGAGCTGGCCTATTTCGGTGCCAAAGTACTGCACCCCGCCAGTGTTCTTCCATGTAAACTGAAGGAAATACCCGTTCGTCTGAAAAATACCATGAATCCAAAAGATGATGGTACGCTGATCACTAACAGCAGTGACAAGGCAGAGATCAAAGCTGTAGCTGCCAAGGATGGCATCGCGGCCATCAAGATCAAATCAAACCGGATGCTCCTGGCCTACGGGTTTATCCGGAAAGTATTCGAAGTGTTCGAAGTATATCAAACACCCGTAGATGTGATCACCACATCGGAAGTGGCGGTTTCTGTTACTGTTGACAAGCTCGATCACATGGATAACATTGTCAGCGACCTGAAAAAGTACGGTGCGGTTGAGGTTGAACACGAGCAGAGCATCATTTGCGTTGTAGGAAACCTGATGGCAGACGAAAAAGGCATCATCTACAAAATTTTTGATGCCCTTGCAGATGTCCCCGTTAGGATGGTCTCCTACGGTGGCAATCAGTATAACGTCACCCTGCTGGTAAACACAAAAGATAAATTGCGGGCGTTGAATGCTTTAAGCGACAATCTTTTCAAACAATGA
- a CDS encoding DUF2088 domain-containing protein: MIYYAKGSEKASLSSKDIQKGLYAAFEQLGARKKIMAIPPDYTRFHSKAGLITQFTYQYFGDRLTDILPALGTHAPMTEEQIHKMYGDLPRDLFRVHDWRNDIVTLGEVPAEFVKEVSENKVAYPWPAQVNKRLTEGNHDLLLSIGQVVPHEVAGMANFNKNIFVGTGGAEGINKSHFLGAAYGMERMMGRANTPVRKVLNYASEHFANHLPIVYVLTIIGMNEQGDLVTRGLYIGDDMECFEKAAELSLKVNFTMLENPLKKVVVYLDPEEFESTWLGNKSIYRTRMALADGGELIVLAPGVRKFGEDDENDRLIRKYGYVGTPRILELTKNNEDLGKNLSAAAHLIHGSSENRFSITYCPGKLTKEEIESVNFQYADPDAMLEKYPPDRMKEGYNQMKDGEEVYYISNPGLGLWAWKEKFQDV, from the coding sequence ATGATCTATTATGCTAAAGGTTCGGAAAAAGCATCGCTCAGTAGTAAAGATATACAAAAAGGATTATATGCTGCTTTTGAGCAACTTGGGGCCAGAAAAAAAATAATGGCCATTCCTCCCGATTATACTCGTTTTCACTCAAAAGCCGGTCTGATCACTCAGTTTACCTATCAATATTTTGGTGATCGCCTCACCGATATCCTGCCGGCATTAGGCACCCATGCCCCAATGACCGAAGAACAGATACACAAAATGTACGGCGATCTGCCCCGGGATCTTTTCCGTGTGCACGACTGGCGTAATGATATTGTAACCCTTGGGGAAGTCCCCGCTGAATTTGTAAAAGAAGTATCCGAAAACAAAGTGGCTTATCCCTGGCCGGCCCAGGTCAATAAGCGCCTGACGGAAGGCAACCATGACCTGCTCCTTTCCATCGGTCAGGTGGTACCCCACGAAGTGGCCGGTATGGCCAATTTCAACAAAAACATATTCGTTGGTACAGGAGGTGCAGAGGGCATTAACAAGAGCCATTTTCTGGGTGCAGCATATGGTATGGAAAGAATGATGGGCAGAGCGAACACCCCTGTAAGAAAAGTATTGAACTATGCTTCGGAACATTTTGCGAATCATCTGCCCATTGTCTATGTATTAACAATCATAGGAATGAATGAACAGGGCGATTTGGTGACGCGGGGCCTGTATATCGGAGATGATATGGAGTGCTTTGAGAAAGCAGCAGAGCTTTCCCTGAAGGTGAACTTCACCATGCTTGAAAATCCTTTAAAGAAGGTAGTGGTATATCTGGATCCTGAAGAGTTTGAAAGCACCTGGCTGGGAAATAAAAGCATCTACAGAACAAGAATGGCTCTTGCTGACGGCGGCGAACTGATTGTTCTGGCCCCGGGGGTCAGAAAATTCGGTGAAGATGATGAAAATGACCGGTTGATCAGGAAATATGGATATGTTGGCACACCCCGGATTCTTGAACTTACAAAAAACAACGAGGATCTGGGCAAAAACCTGAGTGCAGCGGCTCATCTGATACACGGTTCATCGGAAAACAGGTTTTCCATTACCTACTGCCCGGGAAAACTGACAAAGGAAGAAATTGAATCGGTCAATTTTCAATATGCCGATCCGGATGCCATGCTTGAAAAATATCCACCCGACCGGATGAAGGAAGGCTATAACCAAATGAAGGACGGCGAGGAAGTCTACTATATTTCTAATCCGGGACTTGGATTGTGGGCATGGAAAGAAAAATTTCAGGATGTATAA
- a CDS encoding heavy-metal-associated domain-containing protein: MKTVILSIVLMFGITMAGSFQAQAQDAQKDKAACEVQGNLAEASFEVDGLCSMCKDRIEEAVKEVDGVKKATWNMESKTLTMGFHEDQVEVKKVHKAIAKAGHDTEKAKASDEAYASLPMCCKYRDE, translated from the coding sequence ATGAAAACAGTAATTTTAAGTATCGTACTCATGTTTGGCATCACCATGGCAGGGTCATTTCAGGCTCAAGCCCAGGATGCGCAAAAAGACAAGGCAGCCTGCGAAGTGCAAGGCAATTTGGCTGAAGCCAGCTTTGAAGTAGACGGTCTATGCAGTATGTGCAAGGATCGTATTGAGGAAGCAGTCAAAGAAGTTGACGGAGTTAAGAAGGCCACCTGGAATATGGAATCAAAAACCTTGACAATGGGTTTTCATGAAGACCAGGTGGAAGTGAAGAAGGTGCACAAAGCCATTGCCAAGGCAGGCCATGACACCGAAAAAGCAAAAGCCTCTGATGAAGCCTATGCCTCGTTGCCTATGTGTTGTAAATACCGGGACGAATAG
- the gnd gene encoding decarboxylating NADP(+)-dependent phosphogluconate dehydrogenase — protein sequence MEQKADIGLIGLAVMGENLVLNMESKGFTVAVYNRTVEKVDNFVNGRGKDKNIIGTRSPEELIQSLKRPRKIMMLVKAGNPVDKLIDTLVPLLDEGDILIDGGNSHFPDTIRRTEYVESKGLRYIGTGVSGGEEGALKGPSIMPGGTNEAWEHVKPIFQSIAAKVEDGSPCCEWVGENGAGHFVKMVHNGIEYGDMQMICEAYQIMKMYLGMSNDEMSEVFKEWNEGELNSYLIEITGNILGYKDENGEHLIDKILDTAGQKGTGKWTAVESLNQGIPLTLIGEAVYARFLSALKESRVEASKVLTGPKPKFKGDKKAFIENLRKALYASKLISYAQGFTLLRSAAEEHNWNLDYGAIALMWRGGCIIRSIFLGKIKEAFDKNPQLNNLLLDEFFKEKIDAGQDGWRKVTAEVIQNGIPIPAMTSALAYYDGYRSDRLPANLLQAQRDYFGAHTYERVDKPRGEFFHTNWTGEGGSTTSGTYTA from the coding sequence ATGGAACAAAAAGCAGACATAGGATTAATTGGTCTGGCGGTAATGGGAGAAAACCTTGTTCTGAACATGGAAAGCAAAGGATTCACCGTAGCAGTGTATAACCGTACCGTCGAGAAAGTGGATAATTTTGTAAACGGAAGGGGCAAGGACAAAAACATCATCGGCACCCGTTCCCCGGAAGAACTTATTCAGTCGCTTAAGCGGCCACGAAAAATCATGATGCTTGTAAAAGCAGGCAACCCTGTCGATAAGCTGATAGACACTTTGGTTCCGCTCCTGGATGAAGGTGATATACTTATTGACGGCGGAAATTCTCACTTCCCGGACACCATCAGACGAACCGAATATGTGGAAAGCAAAGGACTGCGTTACATCGGTACCGGTGTTTCCGGAGGTGAAGAAGGTGCCCTCAAAGGGCCGTCCATCATGCCGGGCGGAACCAATGAAGCCTGGGAACATGTTAAACCCATCTTCCAGAGCATTGCTGCCAAAGTGGAAGACGGGAGTCCGTGCTGCGAATGGGTAGGAGAAAACGGAGCCGGCCACTTTGTTAAAATGGTTCACAATGGTATCGAATATGGCGACATGCAGATGATATGCGAAGCATACCAGATAATGAAAATGTATCTGGGTATGAGCAATGATGAGATGAGCGAAGTATTCAAAGAATGGAATGAAGGGGAGCTGAACAGCTATCTCATTGAAATTACCGGTAATATACTGGGGTATAAGGATGAAAACGGTGAACACCTCATTGATAAGATTCTTGATACCGCAGGACAGAAAGGTACCGGAAAATGGACAGCCGTTGAATCACTCAATCAGGGTATACCCCTCACTCTGATCGGAGAAGCAGTTTACGCCCGATTCCTGTCTGCGCTGAAAGAATCAAGAGTAGAGGCTTCCAAGGTCCTAACAGGTCCTAAACCCAAATTTAAAGGCGACAAGAAGGCCTTCATCGAAAATCTGAGAAAAGCACTATATGCATCCAAACTCATATCATACGCTCAGGGCTTTACCCTGCTGCGGTCGGCTGCTGAAGAGCACAACTGGAACCTGGATTACGGCGCCATAGCTCTTATGTGGCGGGGAGGTTGTATTATCCGCTCCATCTTCCTCGGAAAGATCAAAGAAGCATTCGACAAAAATCCCCAACTGAACAATCTGCTGCTTGACGAATTCTTCAAGGAAAAGATCGATGCCGGACAGGATGGATGGAGAAAGGTAACGGCTGAGGTCATACAGAATGGCATACCGATACCGGCAATGACATCGGCACTGGCTTATTATGACGGATATAGGTCAGATCGGCTGCCTGCCAACCTGCTTCAGGCCCAGCGCGATTATTTCGGGGCCCATACCTATGAACGAGTGGACAAGCCCAGGGGCGAATTCTTCCATACCAACTGGACCGGAGAAGGAGGCTCAACCACTTCAGGTACGTATACAGCATAA
- a CDS encoding TrpB-like pyridoxal phosphate-dependent enzyme: MAFMKKVLLNEQDIPKQWYNLVADLPSPMEPYLGPDGNPVTPDQLQAVFPDNIIEQEVSTQRWIDIPEKVLELLLRWRPTPLHRAIHLEKALGTPAKIYYKDESVSPPGSHKPNTAVAQAYYNKEFGIKRITTETGAGQWGSALSYAGALLGLEIKVFMVRISFDQKPYRKIMMRTWGGNCVASPSEETETGRKMLEKDPDTPGSLGIAISEAVEQAVADKTGQTRYSLGSVLNHVMLHQTIIGLEAQKQMKEAGEKKVDTIIGCAGGGSNFAGIAFPYVRDKIHGDQIDIIPAEPASCPTITKSPFLYDHGDSAQMTPLLPMYTLGHNFVPPPIHAGGLRYHGISPLVSQCIVEGLMAPRSIHQLESYEAGMLFARTEGIIPAPETTHAIAATIQEAKKAKEEGKEKTILFNFSGHGYMDLTGYEKYLDGKLEDYELPRQEIDDNLEALKGYPKPEEKKTGKW, encoded by the coding sequence ATGGCTTTTATGAAAAAAGTATTATTGAATGAACAGGATATACCGAAGCAATGGTATAATCTTGTTGCGGATCTTCCTTCTCCTATGGAACCTTATTTGGGCCCTGATGGAAATCCCGTAACACCCGATCAGTTACAAGCAGTATTTCCTGATAACATTATTGAACAGGAAGTGAGTACCCAACGATGGATCGATATTCCGGAAAAGGTATTGGAGTTGTTGCTGAGATGGCGACCTACACCGCTTCACCGTGCCATTCATCTGGAAAAAGCACTGGGTACTCCGGCAAAGATTTACTACAAAGACGAAAGTGTTTCTCCGCCCGGCAGCCATAAACCCAATACGGCGGTAGCTCAGGCATACTATAATAAAGAATTTGGCATCAAGCGTATTACTACAGAAACAGGTGCCGGACAGTGGGGGAGTGCACTTAGCTATGCAGGTGCTTTACTGGGTTTGGAGATCAAAGTGTTTATGGTACGGATCAGCTTCGACCAGAAACCCTACCGGAAAATCATGATGCGTACGTGGGGCGGAAACTGTGTTGCAAGTCCCAGTGAAGAAACGGAAACGGGCAGGAAAATGCTGGAGAAAGATCCGGATACTCCCGGGAGCCTTGGTATTGCCATTAGTGAAGCAGTAGAACAGGCTGTGGCCGACAAAACAGGACAAACAAGGTATTCCCTGGGAAGCGTATTGAATCACGTTATGCTCCATCAAACCATCATAGGGTTGGAAGCTCAGAAACAAATGAAGGAAGCAGGTGAAAAGAAAGTGGATACAATTATAGGCTGTGCCGGTGGAGGCAGCAATTTTGCAGGGATTGCCTTCCCATACGTAAGGGATAAGATTCATGGCGACCAGATAGACATCATCCCGGCAGAGCCTGCTTCATGCCCTACAATCACAAAATCTCCCTTCCTTTATGATCATGGGGATTCCGCCCAGATGACGCCCCTGTTGCCCATGTATACATTGGGGCATAATTTTGTCCCGCCGCCGATTCATGCCGGTGGCCTGAGGTATCATGGGATATCTCCTTTGGTCAGCCAGTGTATTGTGGAAGGGTTGATGGCCCCCCGGTCCATTCATCAGTTGGAAAGCTATGAGGCTGGTATGTTGTTTGCCCGTACCGAAGGCATTATACCTGCTCCCGAAACGACGCATGCCATTGCGGCTACCATCCAGGAGGCTAAAAAAGCTAAGGAAGAGGGCAAAGAAAAGACCATCCTGTTCAATTTTAGTGGACATGGATATATGGATCTCACCGGTTATGAAAAATACCTGGATGGCAAGCTGGAGGATTATGAACTGCCCAGGCAAGAAATCGATGATAATCTGGAAGCATTGAAGGGTTATCCCAAACCGGAGGAGAAGAAGACGGGGAAATGGTGA
- the lysA gene encoding diaminopimelate decarboxylase produces MNTELIKYNLDQLKTPCYFYDMELLERTLGEVRKIKDRYGYHVHYALKANSNTRILRKIREYGFGADCVSGNEILRALQTGYPPEEIAFAGVGKADWEIDRGLEYDIGFFNCESISEIEVINERAAMKNTTANVALRINPEIDAKTHHYITTGIEENKFGINRKDLPKVVELLKKLNNIRLKGIHVHIGSQITDLDVFKSLCLRMNEIQDFFRKEHIELTDINVGGGLGLNYENPQDAAIPDFDSYFRVFREFLKIQPHQKLHFELGRSLVGQCGALVTSVLYIKEGVNTNFAVVDAGMTELIRPALYQAYHKITALTSNKPTRKYDVVGPICESSDYFGKSVELPELKRGDVLVIHSAGAYGEVMQFSYNLRDHLEFYYSADFVKAKKI; encoded by the coding sequence ATGAACACAGAACTCATCAAATATAATCTGGATCAACTGAAAACCCCATGTTATTTCTACGACATGGAACTGCTGGAACGGACACTCGGGGAAGTCCGAAAGATCAAAGACCGATACGGATATCACGTCCATTACGCACTGAAGGCCAATTCCAACACACGCATACTCAGGAAAATCCGCGAATATGGTTTTGGTGCAGATTGCGTCAGTGGGAATGAAATTCTGCGGGCGCTACAAACCGGTTATCCACCGGAAGAAATCGCATTTGCGGGCGTGGGTAAAGCCGATTGGGAGATCGACCGGGGCCTCGAATATGATATTGGTTTCTTCAACTGCGAGTCGATATCCGAGATCGAGGTCATTAACGAACGGGCGGCCATGAAAAATACCACTGCCAACGTCGCCTTGCGGATCAACCCGGAGATAGATGCCAAAACGCATCATTACATCACCACTGGCATTGAGGAAAACAAATTCGGCATTAACCGGAAGGATCTGCCAAAGGTGGTTGAACTGTTGAAAAAACTGAATAATATAAGATTAAAAGGCATCCACGTACACATAGGCTCACAGATTACCGACCTGGATGTATTCAAAAGCCTTTGTCTAAGAATGAATGAGATACAGGATTTCTTCAGGAAAGAGCACATTGAGTTAACCGATATCAATGTTGGAGGCGGCCTGGGTCTTAATTATGAAAATCCCCAGGACGCTGCCATACCTGACTTTGATTCCTATTTCAGGGTGTTCCGGGAATTTCTCAAGATACAGCCGCACCAAAAGCTTCATTTTGAACTGGGAAGATCTCTGGTGGGCCAATGCGGAGCTTTGGTCACCTCTGTCCTCTACATTAAGGAAGGGGTCAATACCAATTTTGCAGTGGTGGATGCGGGCATGACTGAATTGATAAGACCTGCCCTTTATCAGGCCTACCACAAGATCACAGCCCTGACAAGCAACAAGCCAACCCGGAAATACGATGTGGTGGGTCCGATATGTGAATCATCCGATTACTTTGGAAAATCAGTAGAATTGCCGGAGTTGAAACGGGGCGATGTGCTGGTGATCCATTCGGCCGGAGCCTATGGTGAGGTGATGCAGTTCAGTTACAACCTCCGGGACCATTTAGAATTCTACTATTCAGCAGATTTCGTTAAGGCAAAGAAAATATAG
- the pdxB gene encoding 4-phosphoerythronate dehydrogenase PdxB: MKIVADNKIPYLKGVLEPYAEVVYKAGPEISNGDVRDADALIIRTRTKCDEELLKGSHVKFIATATIGFDHIDQEYCRKNNISWTNAPGCNASSVQQYIASVLATLGSSISSIPEKPVIGIVGVGNVGSKVEKLARILGMDVLLNDPPRERAEGGTQWSTFREIQENADIITFHVPLISEGRDKTYHMAGREVLDRIHPDTVLINTSRGEVVDNAALKQALNNGQIKTAILDVWENEPEIDRELLNLVKLGTPHIAGYSRDGKANGTAQSVRAVSRFFGIGLDDWYPGNVEPPQNPVIQLRDQDIRPREAVYKAIQATYDVSEDDERLRRNPEEFEKQRGNYPVRREFNAYTLSANSNLSDHTWQKLQALGFHSDKV, encoded by the coding sequence ATGAAAATTGTTGCTGACAATAAGATACCCTATCTGAAGGGCGTATTGGAGCCTTATGCAGAGGTAGTTTATAAAGCGGGACCCGAAATCTCCAACGGGGATGTCAGGGATGCCGATGCCTTAATCATCCGAACCCGTACAAAATGTGACGAGGAACTTCTGAAAGGGAGCCATGTGAAATTCATTGCTACGGCAACCATCGGATTTGACCACATAGACCAGGAATACTGCAGGAAAAATAATATAAGCTGGACCAATGCCCCGGGGTGCAACGCTTCCTCCGTTCAGCAATACATTGCCTCGGTATTGGCCACGCTCGGTTCCTCGATTTCTTCAATCCCGGAAAAGCCCGTTATAGGCATTGTAGGTGTAGGCAATGTGGGTTCAAAAGTAGAAAAACTGGCCCGCATTCTGGGTATGGACGTATTGTTGAATGATCCGCCCAGGGAAAGAGCTGAAGGAGGAACTCAGTGGAGTACGTTCCGGGAAATTCAGGAGAATGCCGATATTATTACCTTCCATGTACCACTGATTTCTGAAGGTCGAGACAAAACCTATCATATGGCCGGTCGCGAAGTGCTTGACCGGATTCATCCGGACACTGTATTGATCAATACTTCAAGGGGGGAAGTGGTGGACAACGCGGCCCTGAAGCAAGCGTTAAACAACGGACAAATTAAAACAGCAATACTGGATGTATGGGAAAATGAACCCGAAATTGACAGGGAACTATTGAATCTTGTAAAATTGGGCACGCCCCATATTGCAGGATACTCAAGAGATGGCAAGGCCAATGGCACGGCTCAGAGTGTAAGAGCTGTAAGCCGGTTTTTCGGGATCGGGCTCGATGACTGGTATCCCGGAAACGTTGAACCTCCTCAAAATCCGGTTATTCAGCTTAGAGATCAGGACATCCGGCCGAGAGAGGCAGTATATAAAGCCATACAAGCAACATATGACGTTTCGGAAGACGATGAGCGGCTTCGGCGGAATCCGGAAGAATTCGAAAAACAGCGGGGAAATTATCCGGTCAGAAGGGAATTCAATGCCTATACCCTGTCTGCCAATTCTAATTTATCCGATCATACATGGCAAAAGCTTCAAGCGCTCGGGTTTCATTCGGATAAAGTTTGA